From a single Georhizobium profundi genomic region:
- a CDS encoding Nramp family divalent metal transporter, which translates to MSSPSLDSEPSLSVAGHNGWRRTSPTPSLSEVFGSIVVPRGSTVFRRFLAFVGPGYLVAVGYMDPGNWATSLAGGAKFGYTLLFVALLSNVMAILLQSLCARLAIASRRDLAQACRDAYPSWVSWPLWIFAEAAIIATDLAEVIGVAIGLNLLFGIPLEIGVFITAADVFLILWLQNRGFRWVEAFVITLLAVITACFFVQIAMADPDWAGVIAGFAPSTDIVTNPEMLYIALGIIGATVMPHNLYLHSGIVQTRNWETTPARRFEALRMATWDSTIALMFALTINASILILAAATFHASGNTEIVEIDQAHALLAPLLGGSLAPTMFGIALLCSGLNATVTATMAGQIVMEGFINFRISPVLRRLVTRSIAIVPAVIVILIWGSSGTGQLLILSQVVLSFQLPFAIVPLVMFTASKAKMGDMVAPLWLTALCALIAVTIIALNINLLWSVAVIGW; encoded by the coding sequence ATGTCTTCTCCATCCTTGGATTCGGAACCCTCGTTGTCCGTGGCCGGCCACAATGGCTGGCGTCGCACCAGCCCGACGCCGTCACTCTCCGAAGTCTTTGGCTCGATCGTCGTGCCGCGTGGCAGCACGGTGTTCCGAAGGTTTCTCGCCTTCGTCGGCCCAGGCTATCTGGTCGCAGTCGGCTATATGGACCCCGGCAACTGGGCGACTTCGCTCGCCGGCGGCGCCAAGTTCGGCTACACGCTCCTGTTCGTGGCGCTACTGTCCAACGTAATGGCGATCCTGCTGCAATCGCTGTGCGCGCGCCTCGCCATCGCGTCCAGGCGCGACCTAGCGCAGGCCTGCCGGGATGCCTATCCGTCATGGGTGTCGTGGCCGCTGTGGATTTTCGCGGAGGCCGCGATCATCGCCACCGACCTTGCCGAGGTCATCGGCGTGGCAATCGGTCTCAACCTGCTGTTCGGTATCCCGCTCGAAATCGGCGTCTTCATCACCGCCGCCGACGTGTTTCTGATCCTGTGGCTGCAGAACCGCGGCTTCCGTTGGGTTGAAGCATTTGTCATCACGCTTCTGGCGGTCATAACCGCCTGCTTCTTCGTGCAGATCGCCATGGCCGATCCGGACTGGGCAGGTGTGATCGCAGGCTTCGCGCCCTCGACCGATATCGTGACCAATCCGGAGATGCTCTACATCGCACTGGGCATCATCGGCGCCACCGTGATGCCCCACAATCTCTACCTCCACTCCGGCATCGTGCAGACGCGCAACTGGGAGACGACGCCGGCACGAAGGTTCGAGGCGTTGCGTATGGCGACCTGGGATTCGACCATCGCGCTGATGTTCGCCCTGACCATCAACGCTTCTATCCTGATCCTCGCTGCGGCAACCTTTCACGCGAGCGGCAACACCGAGATTGTCGAGATCGATCAGGCCCATGCGCTGCTAGCGCCTCTGCTCGGCGGTTCGCTCGCACCGACGATGTTCGGCATCGCACTGCTGTGCTCCGGCCTAAACGCCACCGTGACCGCCACAATGGCTGGCCAGATCGTCATGGAAGGCTTCATCAATTTCCGTATCAGTCCAGTGCTGCGCCGGCTCGTCACACGCTCGATCGCGATCGTCCCGGCGGTCATCGTGATTTTGATATGGGGGAGTTCAGGCACCGGCCAGTTGCTCATCCTCAGCCAGGTCGTGCTGAGCTTCCAGTTGCCTTTCGCCATCGTGCCGCTGGTCATGTTCACCGCGAGCAAGGCCAAGATGGGCGACATGGTCGCCCCGCTCTGGCTGACCGCGCTCTGCGCGCTGATCGCCGTCACCATCATCGCGCTCAACATCAACCTGCTCTGGTCCGTGGCCGTGATAGGATGGTAG